In Vulpes lagopus strain Blue_001 chromosome 4, ASM1834538v1, whole genome shotgun sequence, the DNA window AGCTGACCACCCCACTGCACGTGGCAGCTAGCCGGGGCCACACGGAAGTCCTGCAGCTGCTGCTAAGGCGGCGGGCAAGGCCTGACAGTGCCCCTGGGGGCCGCACCGCCCTGCACGAAGCCTGTGCTGCGGGCCATGCGGCCTGCGTCCACGTGCTGCTGGTGGCTGGAGCCGACCCCAACATCCCCGACCAGGACGGAAAACTCCCCTTGCACCTCTGCCAGGGGGCCGGCACCCTTGAGTGAGTGACCCCTCAGCCCAGCCCCCTTTCTACTCTTAGGGGAGAAAGAGATGATGACCTCAGGGAGGGTGAGGGAGCATGTTAGGGGTCAGAATGCTTGGTGGGCTGGGATGGAGGAGCCAGGGCTCGGTAGGGAGTCAGGATGTGATTAGTCCCCAAACCACCCTACCATTGGCCCTAGATCTTTGGAATGGCTTGTAACAGGGCAGTTTCTGCTTCCCCAGGGGTGTGAGAGGACCGGTGCAGGGACTCGGCCATATAGCCTGTGTTGGGGAAGTTGTCTGGATCCATTATGGGGGAGATGGTACACTATaaagtcttaatttttcttatctttatccTATGCTCCAGGCCCTGTGATAAGCACAGTAGTAACTGAGGCATgatcctgtcctcaaggagctgaCTATTCAGGAGTGATCCAGATAGTCTGTAAAGGAGAGCAGCCCCCAGTTAGGGCATGTATTGATCCCTGTGGGCAAGTCTGACATTTCCCTATTGGCAGGGTTCCTTCCGAGAAATGGGCCAAGAGACCCAGTTCCACTAGCTAAACTTACAAGAAACTGACAGATAAATGCATGTTTCGATATATTATTTAGTGTAGGAGAAATTCCTTTACTATGACCCAAATAATTATGCCCTATGTGTAGGGAACCGTGGGGGACAAGTCCTCACTCAATTTTTTGATGAGCGTAGAATCCTGGCAAAGGGAGCCTTGTACATACGGTAGAGGCCCTTTCTCTACTGACTATACACCCAACAAATTTCACATCTTGCTTCTGAATGGTGccaaatttttattcctttcatgaACCTTCTCCCTCCCGTCAACCTCATCATCTCTCAGCAGACTCCATTGACTTATTATGGTCGAAGATGTATTCTATACCAGTGTATCCCAATAGAAATACTatgtgagccacatatgtaatttaaaatttcctagtatcattatcaaaaaaagaagaagaagaagcagaagaagaagaagtaccTGACTGTTTCAGTCTAGTAGAGCACGTGACcattgatctcggggttgtgagtttgatccccacattggtatagagattacttaaatataaatataaaatctttttaaaaaatacagaaaaaaatatatgaaattaatttttttaattgtgctaaaatacatataacataaaagttaccatCTTGACCATTTCTAAGTGCACAGTTTAGTGGCACTAAGTGGGTTTATGTTGTCAGGCACTCATCACCACTATCCTTCTCATGAAcatttttaatcttctaaaactgaaattctggggacacctgggtggttcagtagttaagcgtctgccttcagcttacggagtgatcctggggtcctgggatagagtcctgcatcggactccctgcctggagcctgcttctccctctgcctctctctctctgtgtctcccatgaataaataaataaaatatttaaagaaaatttttaaaaaactgaaattctgtccCTACTGAACAGTAGTTTTCtcattcctctcttcctccagccTGTGACAGCCACCATTCTTCTGGTTTCTAGAATTTGACTATTATAAGTACCCCATATGAGTGGAATCACAGGACATCTGTCCTTCTGTGATGGCTTCTTTCACGCAGCACgatgtcctcagggttcatccatgttggagCAGGTGTCAGGATGTCCTCCCTTATTCAGGTTGAATAAGATCCCATTGTATGTAGATGCTacattttatctattcacctgCTGATGAACACTTCAattgcttttacatttaggtgattgtgaatactgctgctctgaacatgggtgtacaaatatctgtgaaatgggtgcaattaattttaataatatatttaacatagtATATCCAAAATGTTGTGACTTCtgcatgtaatcaatataaagaaCTAATGAGATATTGTACATTGTCTTTTTGTACCAAATCTTCAAAATTGGATGTGTATTTTACACTCACAGCATGTCTCAATGAGGCATAGTCATAATACAAGTGCTCAATAGTTGTGTGTGGCTGGTGGCTAACGTATTTGACAACACAACTCTATAATACCACAGTGTTTAGTTCTGGCCTCATGGAGACCTCACCCAGTGAGaatcattctttcctttcctgagtaaacagaagtattttttttaaatacttagaatcttaaattctaagattttatcaatttatttgaaagagacagagagaatgagtgagagcaCTACcaaggggaggtgcagagggagagggagaagcagacttcctgctgaacagggagcctgacatggggctcgatcccaggactctgggatcatgacctgagctgaaggcagatgcttaactgactgagcccaccaggtgccccaaaattatagaatttaaatatatagaaagggGGGGAAGGATAATACAAATGGACTCCCATGGTCCATTACCACCCACTCCCCCTGCCAGATGCTGCTATCATGACCTTTCCAGGCAATGTCTTATGTGTTGCTCACAACTTCATTAGGTCTAGGTATTAGCTATTATCCCCATTCTATGGATGAACACACTAGCTCCAAGAGCCTAAGTTCCCTTAGCCTTGAATTTCAGTGTAcacattccttttttcttaagattttatttatttatttgagagagagagagagaacaagcacataGGCTggagtgggagcagagggagagagagaagcagactccccactgagcagggtgcctgatgcagggcttatcctaggatcctgagatcatgacctgagcccaagcagatacttaactgacagccccccaggcacccccagagtaCACATTATTATAGGCACACATAACCTTCTGTGAAGGCTGTCTTAGAGCAAATCTGGCTGGccaattttggttttgttattctttctccCATGCCCCATCCGCACCCCCTGCCAGGCCCCATGTCCCCCTTCCTCCACCAGCCCCAGCATGCACAGCACTACATCTGCCCTGCTGTCCCTTAGGCCAGAATGCCAGCCCCTtcccttactagctgtgtgaacgTGGGCCAGGTCTTCACATCCTCAGGGCTCAGTTtcccctgggaacctgggatgaaagaagccagttcaTGCCAAGCCCTTGGAAGGGCACCTGTTTTAACTGCATGAGGGATGCATGTAACTTTCATGCCCATGAAGAGTTAGTGCATGACTCCTGCAGATAGTATGTGGCTGGAGGAAAAGGCATGCTGACCCTGCAGGGCCCAGCTGGGACGACTAGTGACCCACAGGatagaaggggaggggcagacagaagcAGGGGCCATCAAAGAAGTCCCCCAGGTTTGCTCTGCTTGGACCAGTAGGAGTGCAGGGGCctatctccctcctcctccaccatctCGCCCTCGCCAGGTGCGCAGAACTGCTCCTGAGGTTTGGGGCGAAAGTGGATGGTCggtctgaggaggaggaggagacccctttgcatgtggctgcccggctGGGCCACGTGGAGCTGGCAGGCCTGCTTCTGAGACGGGGGGCCTGCCCTAATGCCCGCAATGCCGAAGGCTGGACCCCACTGCTGGCCGCCTGTGACATCCGCTGCACGTCCCCCACCGATGCTGAGGCCACCACCGCTCGCTGCGTCCAGCTGTGCCATCTGTTGCTCTCGGCCGGAGCCGATGCTGATGCTGCTGACCAGGACAAGCGGCGGCCCCTGCACCTGGCCTGTCGCCGCGGCCACGCAGCCGTCGTGGAGCTGCTCCTGTCCTGCGGCGTCAGCGCCAACACCATGGACTATGGGGGCCACACAGCCCTTCACTGTGCTCTGCAGGGCCCACCTGCGGCCctggcccagagcccagagcacaCAGTGCGAGCCCTGCTCAACCATGGTGCTGTCCGCGTCTGGCCTGGGGCCCTCCCCAAGGtagggggctggggctggagggagggccgTGAAGGTGAGGGAATGGGGAGAGACCTGTTCCCAGGTCTCAGGTTTCTCAGACCTGTTCCCACTTGCTCTAGATGCAGCCTCTAACACTTAAGCACGAGCCAGTTCTTCATCTTGCATTCTTCGAGTAAGCAAAGCCCAACAGGGGGCAAAGGCAAGGACATAAACCAgcaggaggtgtgtgtgtgtgtgtgtgtgtgtgtgtgtgtgcatacatgtgctcACACCCGCATATACATGTGGGTGCATACGTACATATACATGTGAATGttcacacacgtgtgtgcacgtgtgatGATGATGGACTGAAggcacacatgcatatacacgtGGGTGCATACACGCATATACATGcgagtgtgcatgcacacatatgtgaTGGTGGTGGGCTGAGTGCATACATGCATATAGACACATTTGCATACAtgtttacatgtgtgtgtgcacatgtgtgatgAAGGTGGACGGAGGGCAGGAGGTCAGATTATCATGCATCTGAAAAGATAGGAGCCAGGACTGATGTGGGCATCAGAGAGTTGTTTCTTCATCAGGCAAGCGAGCTGATGAAAGAAGCATGCAGGCAGCTCAGCCTGGCAGTGGGATCCGTTCAGTGAGACACTCTGTGCATGGGAGAGGCTTCCAGAGCAGAGCCAGGAGCCTGGGTCATGAGGTTCAAACCCTCCTGAACTTTTGCAGACAGATATGGTCCTTGTTTTGGGGAGCTTAGCAGGACATGCATCACCCAGACCAGCAGCTGCTATCCTGGCACCAGAGAGAAAGCCTTTCACTGTCAATTTCCTGCCTGTATCTTATTTTGTTAACATAAAATACTCCCCAGTAGGTTCAACCTGGAGATCTGTGCTACTTAGGCCCTGGCAGGGGGCCCTGTCTCATACCTCCTTGTATCTAGAGGGGGCCATATACTGTCACAGAGGATTCTGGGACTGGGGTGGGGACCCCTGTTCTCTGAGGAGCTGGGTCAGAATGGATACAGGGTAGCAGGCTGTGAGCAGGCCCCCTACCCCATTTCCAGCTTGAACTGTCCAGCCCTACCAGCTCCTGGACActcctctcctgcctttcccCTTCACTCACAAACCTAGAAGCATCTATCTAGATTCCTAAGCAAGACCAAATAATTAAACAGCCCGAGAGTTCGGCAGATTGGTCTCCCCTTtgggaaaatacaagaaaatcaaCAATTAACACTAATTAATCTCCTATTAACACCAGATAATTAGGAGACAAGCAATCCCCCTGTAATCTGACGGTGGCTCTGACAGCTAATGATTTCCCCttcagggaggggtgggaggaggaggcggagcagCAGACAGATTTCCTGATACCTGGTTACCCATTCCCCCAGCCCTGATCTGCCCTGCCTTAGGGACCAAGGGGGCTGGCACAACCAAATGCCCCATTCCTCCCTTCATTTGAGTGCCGTATCCCAGGTGATCGAAAAGTTCAGGAAGGAGTCTACCTCTGTCTCCTACAATCTGCAACTGCTCCACACTTGGCTGAGGTGCCTGTGTCCCTGCAAGGAGTCATCTATGATCACTGCCAGCCTCAGCCAGCTCTCCAGGAGCCACTGGGTGCTCAGGAAACCTGGAGCGAGGGTCTGGCTTTGATGCTTGTTCCTGTGACGAATAGGCAAGTCACTGGAACTCTTTGAA includes these proteins:
- the ASB10 gene encoding ankyrin repeat and SOCS box protein 10 isoform X2, whose protein sequence is MPGRRSSPPCWGHHLGYLPSAPSCRVWGAQACPAREPARRSPLLCRDMALQNALYTGDLARLQELFPPHSTADLLLESRATEPRWSSHERGLWSLTYEEELTTPLHVAASRGHTEVLQLLLRRRARPDSAPGGRTALHEACAAGHAACVHVLLVAGADPNIPDQDGKLPLHLCQGAGTLECAELLLRFGAKVDGRSEEEEETPLHVAARLGHVELAGLLLRRGACPNARNAEGWTPLLAACDIRCTSPTDAEATTARCVQLCHLLLSAGADADAADQDKRRPLHLACRRGHAAVVELLLSCGVSANTMDYGGHTALHCALQGPPAALAQSPEHTVRALLNHGAVRVWPGALPKVLERWCTSPRTIEVLMNTYSIMQLPEEAMALVPLETLQKHHRFYSSLFALVRQPRSLQHLSRCALRAHLAACLPHALPRLPLPPRLLRYLQLDFEDVLY
- the ASB10 gene encoding ankyrin repeat and SOCS box protein 10 isoform X1, encoding MSWSPEECRGQGEPSNDRHALCARLVEKPNRGSAEHPESGPGPIVTRTASGPALAFWQAVLAGDVGSVSRILTDSSTGLAPDSIFDTSDPERWRDFRFNIRALRLWSLTYEEELTTPLHVAASRGHTEVLQLLLRRRARPDSAPGGRTALHEACAAGHAACVHVLLVAGADPNIPDQDGKLPLHLCQGAGTLECAELLLRFGAKVDGRSEEEEETPLHVAARLGHVELAGLLLRRGACPNARNAEGWTPLLAACDIRCTSPTDAEATTARCVQLCHLLLSAGADADAADQDKRRPLHLACRRGHAAVVELLLSCGVSANTMDYGGHTALHCALQGPPAALAQSPEHTVRALLNHGAVRVWPGALPKVLERWCTSPRTIEVLMNTYSIMQLPEEAMALVPLETLQKHHRFYSSLFALVRQPRSLQHLSRCALRAHLAACLPHALPRLPLPPRLLRYLQLDFEDVLY